A single Dreissena polymorpha isolate Duluth1 chromosome 14, UMN_Dpol_1.0, whole genome shotgun sequence DNA region contains:
- the LOC127857231 gene encoding peptidoglycan recognition protein 1-like produces the protein MPVSHVFIHHTVMNECFSRRECAIEMRKIQQFHQVKKRWADIGYNFVIGQDGGLYIGRGWDRVGAHTAGWNNVSISFAFTGNFNETLPTDEALNALEAALIVGVKLGKLTPDFKLHGHRDARPTKSPGQKLYDLIRRHKHYEPIRPKLIMFVPKSHA, from the exons ATGCCAGTCAGTCACGTGTTCATACACCATACGGTGATGAACGAGTGCTTCTCGCGAAGGGAATGTGCCATAGAGATGCGCAAAATACAGCAGTTTCATCAGGTTAAAAAGA GATGGGCCGATATCGGTTACAACTTTGTGATTGGACAGGACGGCGGGTTGTATATTGGTCGAGGATGGGATCGAGTTGGGGCCCATACAGCTGGTTGGAATAATGTTTCTATTTCATTTGCATTCACGGGAAACTTCAATGAAACACTCCCCACTGACGAAGCCTTGAATGCTCTTGAGGCTGCGCTTATAGTTGGTGTAAAACTTGGTAAACTCACGCCCGACTTTAAGCTGCACGGTCACAGAGACGCAAGGCCTACGAAGAGTCCTGGACAGAAGCTGTACGATCTGATTCGCAGACATAAACACTATGAGCCCATTCGGCCAAAGCTTATAATGTTCGTTCCGAAATCCCATGCATGA
- the LOC127857640 gene encoding uncharacterized protein LOC127857640 isoform X1: protein MVDNNEELYIGTLYMGGGKHPKFVRLPSNAWGSHHRVQVDEGVFFNMTSWIVGHVGADISPIGREVIVKTYLQIYYLYIPDGDYYAHMTSPPVLILYDIELQGEAVCFDSVGSGYYTVSEGTRPALHYYRRSGNSPGIVG, encoded by the exons ATGGTAGACAACAATGAGGAGTTGTACATCGGTACATTGTACATGGGAGGGGGCAAGCATCCCAAGTTCGTCCGTCTCCCTAGCAACGCATGGGGCTCGCACCACCGCGTGCAGGTCGACGAGGGCGTGTTCTTCAACATGACGTCATGGATTGTGGGTCATGTTGGAGCTGATATCTCGCCAATTGGACGTGAG GTTATAGTGAAGACGTACTTACAGATCTACTACTTGTACATCCCAGACGGAGATTACTACGCGCACATGACGTCACCTCCGGTCCTGATACTATATGACATTGAACTTCAAGGCGAGGCCGTGTGCTTCGATAGCGTGGGGTCCGGGTATTACACGGTCAGCGAAGGGACGCGCCCAGCCCTTCACTACTATAGGAGAAGCGGGAATTCCCCGGGCATCGTGGGTTGA
- the LOC127857640 gene encoding uncharacterized protein LOC127857640 isoform X2 — MVDNNAELYIGTLYMGGGKHPKFVRLPSNAWGSHHRVQVDEGVFFNMTSWIVGHVGADISPIGREVIVKTYLQIYYLYIPDGDYYAHMTSPPVLILYDIELQGEAVCFDSVGSGYYTVSEGTRPALHYYRRSGNSPGIVG; from the exons ATGGTAGACAACAATGCGGAGTTGTACATCGGTACATTGTACATGGGTGGGGGCAAGCATCCCAAGTTCGTCCGTCTTCCTAGCAACGCATGGGGCTCGCACCACCGCGTGCAGGTCGACGAGGGCGTGTTCTTCAACATGACGTCATGGATTGTGGGTCATGTTGGAGCTGATATCTCGCCAATTGGACGTGAG GTTATAGTGAAGACGTACTTACAGATCTACTACTTGTACATCCCAGACGGAGATTACTACGCGCACATGACGTCACCTCCGGTCCTGATACTATATGACATTGAACTTCAAGGCGAGGCCGTGTGCTTCGATAGCGTGGGGTCCGGGTATTACACGGTCAGCGAAGGGACGCGCCCAGCCCTTCACTACTATAGGAGAAGCGGGAATTCCCCGGGCATCGTGGGTTGA